One segment of Streptomyces sp. NA02950 DNA contains the following:
- a CDS encoding tetratricopeptide repeat protein, giving the protein MLFAAAATVGQGFAGRRRELLSLRADIDRAGLDTLAGRKAARSRVLLIAGRPGWGRTALAEELVRRLADDYPDGVLSARLMTSGGEPVPTARTARDLLGELGVTAPPGADEDDLGEALREKLAGKRLVLLLDDVTGAEQVDALLPDEPGCLVVAVSRGPLTGVPDVRPCTVGGLDVSAAVGLLAQYAGPTRITCDPVAAQALVEECAGQPAALVLAGGWLAVRPEASVADLVTRLRELPPSSADADPGVRPLARTFRLVYDALPPAAARMLRLLVLAPAGSADAHVASALAGCSVQDGEAALEGLAGCGLLRPREDGRYQVPGCLEPLLRELLESVERPAEVELARARMLERTVRQLHACRLAAEPVGTPARKQLAEMPRPLRFQSSAEAADWLTARLPVLLEAARLAVEAGELDTLARRLVAALTHALSAHRGPEGAAPELYGLHQLVLDVAERRDLPVERAAALLNLGDLDARADRVDQALTRYKGALEAAREAGDAYTTGRALESIGGVYQELADWHRAADWYGRALELRLSRRDVAAGARVYARLGTVHGYAGRWAEALRDWRAAAAACRRADDLPGCARALSGTARAQEQTGRTRDALRSWGEAVTVARGCGDTRLHRELALRAAEAVDRLGGDPAVVRLLRREAERAEAPDRRLSPEESPGTAPPEAHRAREEDGIDLRNQ; this is encoded by the coding sequence GTGTTGTTCGCCGCGGCGGCCACCGTGGGCCAGGGGTTCGCGGGGCGGCGGCGGGAGTTGCTGTCGCTGCGGGCCGACATCGACCGCGCCGGTCTCGACACCCTCGCGGGCCGCAAGGCCGCCCGCAGCCGGGTGCTGCTGATCGCCGGGCGCCCCGGCTGGGGCCGTACCGCGCTGGCCGAGGAGTTGGTCCGGCGGCTCGCCGACGACTATCCCGACGGTGTGCTGAGCGCGCGGCTGATGACGTCCGGCGGGGAGCCGGTGCCCACCGCCCGCACCGCACGCGATCTGCTCGGCGAACTCGGGGTGACCGCCCCGCCGGGGGCGGACGAGGACGATCTCGGCGAGGCGCTGCGCGAGAAGCTGGCCGGCAAACGGCTTGTGCTGCTGCTCGACGACGTGACCGGTGCCGAGCAGGTGGACGCGCTGCTGCCCGACGAGCCCGGCTGCCTGGTCGTCGCCGTTTCGCGCGGTCCGCTGACCGGGGTGCCGGACGTCCGGCCGTGCACGGTCGGCGGGCTCGATGTGAGCGCCGCGGTCGGGCTGCTGGCGCAGTACGCCGGGCCCACCCGGATCACCTGCGACCCGGTGGCGGCGCAGGCGCTCGTCGAGGAGTGCGCCGGTCAGCCCGCCGCGCTGGTCCTGGCCGGTGGCTGGCTGGCCGTACGGCCCGAGGCGTCGGTGGCCGATCTGGTGACGCGGCTGCGTGAGCTGCCGCCGTCCTCGGCGGACGCCGACCCCGGCGTACGGCCGCTGGCCCGCACCTTCCGGCTGGTGTACGACGCGCTGCCGCCCGCCGCCGCCCGGATGCTGCGGCTGCTGGTGCTCGCGCCCGCCGGGTCGGCCGACGCACATGTCGCGTCCGCGCTGGCGGGATGCTCGGTCCAGGACGGTGAGGCGGCGCTCGAGGGGCTGGCCGGATGCGGGCTGCTGCGCCCGCGCGAGGACGGCCGGTACCAGGTGCCGGGCTGTCTGGAGCCGCTGCTGCGGGAGCTGCTGGAGTCCGTGGAGCGCCCGGCGGAGGTGGAGCTCGCCCGCGCCCGGATGCTGGAGCGAACCGTACGGCAGCTGCACGCGTGCCGGCTGGCCGCCGAACCGGTGGGCACTCCGGCTCGGAAACAGCTGGCCGAAATGCCCCGGCCGCTGCGGTTTCAGTCGTCGGCGGAGGCGGCCGACTGGCTGACGGCACGGCTGCCGGTGCTGCTGGAGGCGGCCCGGCTTGCCGTCGAGGCCGGTGAACTCGACACTCTGGCCCGGCGCCTGGTGGCCGCGCTCACCCATGCGCTCAGCGCTCACCGGGGCCCGGAGGGCGCCGCACCGGAGCTGTACGGGCTGCACCAGCTGGTGCTGGACGTGGCGGAGCGCCGTGATCTGCCGGTGGAGCGGGCGGCGGCCCTGCTCAATCTGGGCGACCTCGACGCCCGGGCGGACCGTGTCGATCAGGCGCTCACCCGCTACAAGGGCGCGCTGGAGGCCGCCCGCGAGGCGGGCGACGCGTATACGACCGGGCGGGCGCTGGAGTCCATCGGCGGTGTCTACCAGGAGCTGGCGGACTGGCACCGGGCCGCCGACTGGTACGGACGCGCCCTGGAGCTCCGGCTCAGCCGCCGGGACGTGGCCGCCGGGGCCAGGGTGTACGCACGGCTCGGCACCGTCCACGGTTACGCGGGCCGCTGGGCCGAGGCACTGCGCGACTGGCGCGCGGCGGCGGCCGCCTGCCGCCGGGCGGACGACCTGCCCGGATGCGCCCGGGCACTCAGCGGTACCGCCCGCGCCCAGGAGCAGACCGGGCGGACGCGGGACGCGCTGCGCAGCTGGGGTGAGGCGGTGACGGTCGCCCGGGGCTGCGGGGACACCCGGCTGCACAGGGAGCTGGCACTGCGTGCCGCGGAGGCCGTCGACCGGCTCGGTGGCGATCCTGCGGTGGTCCGGCTGCTGCGGCGGGAGGCGGAACGCGCCGAGGCACCCGACAGGCGCCTCTCACCTGAGGAATCACCGGGCACGGCACCCCCGGAGGCACACCGGGCCAGGGAGGAAGACGGGATCGACCTACGAAATCAGTAG
- the ald gene encoding alanine dehydrogenase: MKVGIPREVKNNEFRVAITPAGVHELVRNGHEVFVEQSAGLGSSITDAEYTAAGARILDTADEVWATADLLLKVKEPIAEEYHRLRKDQTLFTYLHLAASRACTDALLESGTTAIAYETVETANRALPLLAPMSEVAGRIAPQVGAYHLMRSAGGRGVLPGGVPGVAAGRAVVIGGGVSGWNAAQIAIGMGFHVTLLDRDINKLREADKIFGTKVQTISSNAYELEKAVLEADLVIGAVLIPGAKAPKLVTNELVSRMKPGSVLVDIAIDQGGCFEDSRPTTHAEPTFTIHNSVFYCVANMPGAVPNTSTHALTNATLPYIVELANRGWREALRRDAALAKGLNTHEGQVVYGPVAEAHGLPHVELSTLIG; the protein is encoded by the coding sequence GTGAAGGTCGGTATCCCCCGCGAGGTCAAGAACAACGAGTTCCGTGTGGCCATCACCCCCGCCGGTGTGCACGAGCTGGTCCGCAACGGCCACGAGGTCTTCGTGGAGCAGAGCGCGGGCCTGGGCTCCTCCATCACGGACGCGGAGTACACCGCGGCCGGTGCGCGCATCCTCGACACCGCCGACGAGGTCTGGGCCACGGCCGACCTGCTGCTGAAGGTCAAGGAGCCCATCGCGGAGGAGTACCACCGCCTGCGCAAGGACCAGACCCTCTTCACTTACCTCCACCTGGCCGCCTCCCGCGCCTGCACCGACGCGCTGCTGGAGTCCGGGACCACCGCCATCGCCTACGAGACGGTCGAGACCGCGAACCGCGCGCTGCCGCTGCTCGCGCCGATGTCCGAGGTCGCGGGCCGGATCGCGCCGCAGGTCGGCGCCTACCACCTGATGCGCTCGGCCGGTGGCCGCGGTGTGCTGCCGGGCGGTGTTCCGGGTGTGGCCGCGGGTCGCGCGGTGGTCATCGGTGGCGGTGTCTCCGGCTGGAACGCCGCGCAGATCGCCATCGGCATGGGCTTCCACGTCACCCTGCTGGACCGGGACATCAACAAGCTCCGCGAGGCCGACAAGATCTTCGGCACCAAGGTGCAGACGATCTCCTCCAACGCCTACGAGCTGGAGAAGGCCGTCCTCGAGGCCGACCTCGTCATCGGCGCGGTGCTCATCCCGGGCGCCAAGGCCCCGAAGCTGGTCACCAACGAGCTGGTCTCCCGGATGAAGCCGGGAAGTGTCCTTGTCGACATCGCGATCGACCAGGGCGGCTGCTTCGAGGACTCCCGTCCCACCACGCACGCCGAGCCGACCTTCACGATCCACAACTCGGTCTTCTACTGCGTGGCCAACATGCCGGGCGCGGTGCCGAACACCTCCACCCACGCGCTCACCAACGCCACGCTGCCGTACATCGTGGAGCTGGCCAACCGCGGCTGGCGCGAGGCGCTGCGCCGGGACGCCGCCCTGGCCAAGGGCCTCAACACCCACGAGGGTCAGGTCGTTTACGGTCCGGTCGCCGAGGCGCACGGACTGCCCCACGTCGAACTGAGCACCCTGATCGGCTGA
- a CDS encoding ParA family protein, with translation MTTAHQSQSMDGHHVNAMAGDQGGTDPARFADYDDLPDGHFYDPDAEYEPDPEYAATLAPDAARQRRERIGPTGRPLPYFPIPGPLTDHGPAKIIAMCNQKGGVGKTTSTINLGAALAEYGRRVLLVDFDPQGALSVGLGVNPMELDLTVYNLLMERGMAADEVLLKTAVPNMDLLPSNIDLSAAEVQLVSEVARESTLQRALKPLMADYDYIVIDCQPSLGLLTVNALTAAHKVIVPLECEFFALRGVALLTETIEKVQERLNPELELDGILATMYDSRTVHSREVLARVVEAFDDHVYHTVIGRTVRFPETTVAGEPITTYASNSVGAAAYRQLAREVLARCHAE, from the coding sequence ATGACGACAGCCCACCAGAGCCAGAGCATGGACGGCCATCACGTGAACGCCATGGCCGGCGACCAGGGGGGCACGGATCCCGCCCGCTTCGCCGACTACGACGACCTCCCCGACGGGCACTTCTACGACCCGGACGCCGAGTACGAGCCCGACCCCGAGTACGCGGCCACACTCGCGCCCGACGCGGCCCGCCAGCGCCGCGAGCGCATCGGCCCCACCGGGCGGCCGCTGCCGTACTTCCCGATTCCCGGTCCGCTGACCGACCACGGCCCCGCGAAGATCATCGCGATGTGCAACCAGAAGGGCGGGGTCGGCAAGACCACTTCCACCATCAACCTGGGCGCGGCGCTGGCCGAGTACGGCCGCCGGGTCCTGCTGGTCGACTTCGACCCGCAGGGCGCCCTGTCGGTCGGCCTCGGGGTCAACCCGATGGAGCTCGACCTCACGGTCTACAACCTGCTCATGGAGCGGGGCATGGCGGCCGACGAGGTGCTGCTCAAGACGGCCGTGCCCAATATGGACCTGCTGCCCAGCAATATCGACTTGTCGGCTGCCGAGGTGCAGTTGGTCAGCGAGGTCGCCCGGGAGTCCACCCTTCAGCGCGCGCTCAAGCCGCTGATGGCGGACTACGACTACATCGTCATCGACTGCCAGCCCTCGCTCGGTCTGCTCACCGTCAACGCGCTCACCGCGGCGCACAAGGTGATCGTGCCGCTGGAGTGCGAGTTCTTCGCGCTGCGCGGTGTGGCCCTGCTCACGGAGACGATCGAGAAGGTCCAGGAGCGGCTCAACCCCGAGCTGGAGCTGGACGGCATCCTCGCCACGATGTACGACTCGCGCACCGTGCACAGCCGTGAGGTCCTCGCCCGCGTGGTGGAGGCGTTCGACGATCACGTCTACCACACGGTCATCGGCCGTACGGTCCGCTTCCCGGAGACCACCGTCGCGGGTGAGCCGATCACCACGTACGCGTCCAACTCCGTCGGTGCCGCCGCCTACCGCCAGCTCGCCAGGGAGGTGCTCGCCCGGTGTCACGCCGAGTGA
- a CDS encoding segregation/condensation protein A, which produces MPSASESAPGSGAGAVEAAAAPARAGSVGAAPAAVESRGGSSAGRPAVEPEADVRSTPPVERHADPSAGESVPAAGASPAEPRPVPGGSGDAVPGPPVGSPASGARDAAAATGSPPRTTTRGARAAGLAPRPEPDPAHARAEEGADGPVRPAGDGAGAPSGEPGGEAVSGPSAASADDAPHEGAEDDGTRFILRLDNFEGPFDLLLQLISKHKLDVTEVALSRVTDDFMAYIRAMGPDWDLDQTTEFLVVAATLLDLKAARLLPAAEVEDEADLALLEARDLLFARLLQYRAYKRIADIFNDRLISEAARHPRTVGLEPHHAELLPDVVISIGGEGFAKLAVKAMQPKPKPQVYVDHIHAPLVSVREQAEVVVARLRELGEASFRTLTEDAPDVLTVVARFLALLELYRERAVLLDQPEALGSLMVRWTGVDGEQPLVTDEFDQEAGARQEPPEGRSEGRSEQKEKQEVRS; this is translated from the coding sequence GTGCCGTCGGCCAGTGAGTCCGCGCCGGGTTCCGGTGCCGGGGCCGTCGAAGCCGCTGCGGCTCCGGCGCGGGCGGGGTCGGTGGGGGCTGCCCCGGCCGCTGTCGAGTCGCGTGGGGGGTCTTCGGCCGGTCGGCCGGCGGTGGAGCCTGAGGCCGATGTGCGTTCCACGCCTCCGGTCGAGCGGCACGCGGACCCGTCCGCCGGTGAGTCCGTGCCGGCCGCGGGGGCGTCCCCTGCTGAGCCGCGACCGGTGCCGGGGGGTTCCGGGGATGCCGTACCGGGCCCTCCGGTGGGGTCCCCGGCCTCGGGGGCACGTGATGCCGCCGCGGCCACCGGATCTCCGCCCCGGACAACCACTCGGGGGGCCCGTGCGGCGGGCCTTGCCCCGCGGCCTGAGCCCGATCCGGCTCATGCGCGGGCCGAGGAGGGGGCCGACGGGCCCGTGCGGCCCGCGGGTGACGGCGCGGGGGCACCGAGCGGGGAACCGGGCGGCGAGGCCGTCAGCGGGCCGTCAGCGGCTTCGGCCGACGACGCGCCCCATGAGGGAGCCGAAGACGACGGCACCCGCTTCATTCTGCGGCTCGACAACTTCGAGGGGCCCTTCGACCTCCTCCTTCAGCTGATCTCCAAGCACAAGCTGGACGTCACCGAGGTCGCCCTGTCCCGGGTCACCGACGACTTCATGGCGTACATCCGGGCCATGGGGCCGGACTGGGATCTCGATCAGACCACCGAGTTCCTGGTGGTCGCGGCGACGCTGCTCGATCTCAAGGCGGCCCGGCTGCTGCCCGCCGCCGAGGTGGAGGACGAGGCCGACCTCGCGCTGCTCGAGGCGCGCGACCTGCTGTTCGCGCGGCTGCTCCAGTACCGCGCGTACAAGCGGATCGCGGACATCTTCAACGACCGGCTGATCAGCGAGGCCGCCCGGCACCCCCGTACCGTCGGCCTCGAGCCGCACCACGCCGAGCTGCTGCCCGACGTCGTCATCAGCATCGGCGGCGAGGGGTTCGCCAAGCTGGCCGTGAAGGCGATGCAGCCCAAGCCCAAGCCGCAGGTGTACGTGGATCACATCCACGCCCCGCTGGTCAGCGTGCGCGAGCAGGCCGAGGTGGTGGTGGCGCGGCTGCGCGAGCTGGGGGAGGCCAGCTTCCGGACGCTCACCGAGGACGCCCCCGACGTCCTCACCGTCGTAGCCCGCTTCCTGGCGCTGCTGGAGCTCTACCGGGAGCGCGCGGTCCTGCTGGACCAGCCGGAGGCCCTCGGCTCGCTCATGGTGCGCTGGACCGGCGTGGACGGTGAGCAGCCGCTGGTCACCGATGAGTTCGACCAGGAGGCCGGAGCCCGGCAGGAGCCGCCCGAGGGGCGGTCCGAGGGACGGTCGGAGCAGAAGGAGAAGCAGGAGGTACGGAGTTGA
- the scpB gene encoding SMC-Scp complex subunit ScpB, which yields MSEQWTPAAASDVAALDLKPALEAVLMVVDEPATEEHLAKVLERPRRAVADALRELADEYATQCRGFELRLVAGGWRYYTRPAYAAAVEGFVLDGQQARLTQAALETLAVVAYRQPVSRSRVSAVRGVNCDGVMRTLLQRGLVEEAGTEPETGAILYRTTNYFLERMGLRGLDELPELAPFLPEADAVEGESQEGVPSFDPDAVDADDADDGVGHSQTET from the coding sequence TTGAGCGAGCAGTGGACCCCCGCCGCGGCCTCGGACGTCGCGGCGCTCGACCTCAAGCCCGCTCTGGAGGCGGTCCTCATGGTCGTCGACGAGCCGGCCACCGAGGAGCACCTCGCCAAGGTACTGGAGCGGCCGCGCCGCGCGGTCGCGGACGCGCTGCGCGAGCTGGCCGACGAGTACGCGACCCAGTGCCGCGGCTTCGAGCTGCGGCTGGTCGCGGGCGGCTGGCGCTACTACACCCGCCCCGCCTACGCCGCCGCCGTCGAGGGCTTCGTCCTGGACGGCCAGCAGGCCCGGCTCACCCAGGCCGCTTTGGAAACCCTCGCGGTGGTCGCGTACCGTCAGCCGGTCAGCCGTTCCCGGGTCTCGGCCGTCCGCGGCGTCAACTGTGATGGCGTGATGCGGACCCTCCTCCAGAGGGGTCTGGTCGAGGAGGCGGGCACGGAACCCGAAACAGGTGCGATCCTGTACAGGACGACGAACTACTTCCTGGAGCGGATGGGCCTGCGGGGTCTGGACGAGCTTCCGGAGCTCGCACCGTTCCTCCCCGAGGCGGACGCGGTCGAGGGCGAGTCCCAGGAGGGTGTGCCGTCGTTCGACCCGGACGCCGTCGACGCCGATGACGCGGACGACGGAGTAGGCCACTCTCAGACGGAAACTTGA
- a CDS encoding pseudouridine synthase has translation MRSSGRNNRGSGGSGSGGRSYRGAGNRRDDKQKRTGRPRPEERRYDVGGAPKSGGGPKGGPKAGPQGGPKPGAKGGPKGGAGAGRGRKPGGGPSRPREYDAQIEERNRARHNKPQVKLPKTFGEQEGERLQKVLARAGMGSRRACEELIDQARVEVNGTIVTEQGLRVDPEKDEIKVDGLTVATQSYLFFALNKPAGVVSTMEDPDGRQCLGDYVTNRETRLFHVGRLDTETEGIILLTNHGELAHRLTHPRYGVAKTYLAAIQGPLPRDLGKQLKNGIQLEDGYARADHFKVVQNTGKNYLVEVSLHEGRKHIVRRMLAEAGFPVDRLVRTGFGPIALGDQKSGWLRRLTNTEVGMLMREVDL, from the coding sequence ATGCGAAGCAGCGGCAGGAACAACAGGGGCAGCGGCGGCAGCGGTAGCGGCGGCAGGAGCTACCGCGGCGCGGGGAACCGGCGCGACGACAAGCAGAAGCGCACGGGCCGCCCCCGTCCCGAGGAGCGCCGCTACGACGTGGGCGGAGCCCCGAAGAGCGGTGGCGGCCCCAAGGGCGGCCCCAAGGCGGGTCCCCAGGGCGGTCCCAAGCCGGGTGCCAAGGGCGGCCCCAAGGGCGGCGCGGGCGCCGGTCGCGGCCGCAAGCCCGGCGGCGGCCCGTCCCGTCCGCGCGAGTACGACGCGCAGATAGAGGAGCGCAACCGGGCCCGCCACAACAAGCCCCAGGTCAAGCTGCCCAAGACCTTCGGCGAGCAGGAGGGCGAGCGTCTCCAGAAGGTTCTGGCCCGCGCCGGTATGGGCTCGCGCCGCGCCTGCGAGGAGCTGATCGACCAGGCCCGCGTCGAGGTCAACGGCACGATCGTCACCGAGCAGGGGCTGCGCGTCGACCCGGAGAAGGACGAGATCAAGGTCGACGGGCTGACCGTGGCCACCCAGTCGTACCTGTTCTTCGCGCTGAACAAGCCCGCCGGAGTCGTCTCCACCATGGAGGACCCCGACGGCCGCCAGTGCCTCGGTGACTACGTCACCAACCGCGAGACCCGGCTCTTCCACGTCGGCCGCCTGGACACCGAGACCGAGGGCATCATCCTGCTCACCAACCACGGCGAGCTGGCCCACCGCCTCACCCACCCCCGCTACGGCGTCGCCAAGACCTACCTCGCCGCGATCCAGGGCCCGCTCCCGCGCGACCTGGGCAAGCAGCTGAAGAACGGCATCCAGCTCGAGGACGGCTACGCCCGCGCCGACCACTTCAAGGTCGTGCAGAACACCGGCAAGAACTACCTCGTCGAGGTGAGCCTGCACGAGGGTCGCAAGCACATCGTGCGGCGCATGCTCGCCGAGGCCGGGTTCCCGGTCGACCGGCTGGTGCGCACCGGCTTCGGCCCGATCGCGCTGGGCGACCAGAAGTCCGGCTGGCTGCGGCGGCTGACCAACACCGAGGTCGGCATGCTGATGCGCGAGGTCGATCTCTGA
- the aroH gene encoding chorismate mutase: MAVRAVRGAVQLERDESGHMRQQVSELLTAILERNGLVPDDLISVWFTATPDLHSDFPAVAARKLGITDVPLICAQELDIEGAMPRVVRILAHVETDLPKSDVAHVYLGAAASLRKDIAQ, translated from the coding sequence GTGGCGGTACGAGCGGTCCGCGGGGCAGTCCAGCTGGAGCGGGACGAGTCCGGCCATATGCGGCAGCAGGTCTCGGAGCTGCTGACCGCGATCCTGGAGCGCAACGGCCTGGTGCCGGACGACCTCATCAGCGTGTGGTTCACCGCCACCCCCGATCTGCACAGCGACTTCCCAGCGGTCGCCGCACGCAAGCTCGGCATCACCGACGTGCCGCTGATCTGCGCCCAGGAGTTGGACATCGAAGGCGCCATGCCGCGGGTCGTCCGCATCCTGGCGCATGTCGAGACGGACCTGCCCAAGTCCGACGTCGCCCATGTCTACCTCGGCGCCGCGGCCTCCCTCCGCAAGGACATCGCCCAATGA
- a CDS encoding prephenate dehydrogenase has protein sequence MRTALVIGTGLIGTSAALALAGRGVHVHLADHDADQARTAAALGAGTQEEPDGPVDLAIVAVPPAHVARTVADVLRRGAARAALDVASVKGGPRRELEALGCDLTRYIGTHPMSGRERSGPLAATADLFEGRPWVLTPGRDTDTEVLNLALELVALCRAVPVVMDADAHDRAVALVSHTPHLLSSMVAARLKDADETAVRLCGQGIRDVTRIAASDPAMWIDILSANPGPVADVLAAVAADLDETVRALRGLQSADEAKRGDGATGIEDVLRRGNAGRERVPGKHGAASAVYETVTVLIGDQPGELARIFADAGRAGVNIEDVRIEHATGQQAGLIQLMVEPAAAPGLTAALRERGWSVRQ, from the coding sequence ATGAGAACCGCACTCGTCATCGGCACCGGCCTGATCGGCACCTCCGCCGCGCTGGCCCTGGCCGGGCGCGGGGTCCACGTCCATCTCGCCGACCACGACGCGGACCAGGCCCGTACCGCCGCCGCGCTCGGCGCCGGTACGCAGGAGGAGCCCGACGGGCCGGTGGACCTGGCGATCGTGGCCGTACCGCCCGCGCACGTGGCGCGGACGGTCGCCGATGTGCTGCGCCGCGGTGCGGCCCGCGCCGCGCTGGACGTGGCCAGCGTCAAGGGCGGCCCGCGCCGGGAGCTGGAGGCCCTGGGCTGCGATCTGACCCGCTACATCGGCACCCATCCGATGTCCGGCCGGGAGCGCTCCGGTCCGCTGGCCGCCACCGCCGACCTCTTCGAGGGGCGGCCGTGGGTGCTCACCCCCGGCCGGGACACCGACACCGAGGTGCTCAACCTCGCCCTCGAACTGGTGGCGCTGTGCCGGGCGGTGCCCGTGGTGATGGACGCGGACGCCCACGACCGCGCGGTGGCGCTGGTCTCGCACACCCCGCATCTGCTGTCCAGCATGGTCGCCGCGCGGCTGAAGGACGCCGACGAGACCGCGGTACGGCTGTGCGGGCAGGGGATCCGCGATGTGACCCGGATCGCCGCCTCCGACCCGGCGATGTGGATCGACATCCTGTCCGCCAACCCCGGTCCGGTCGCCGATGTGCTCGCGGCGGTGGCCGCGGACCTCGACGAGACGGTACGGGCGCTGCGCGGCCTCCAGTCCGCCGACGAGGCCAAGCGCGGCGACGGCGCCACCGGGATCGAGGACGTGCTGCGCCGCGGCAACGCCGGGCGCGAGCGGGTGCCGGGCAAGCACGGCGCCGCCTCGGCCGTCTACGAGACGGTGACGGTGCTCATCGGCGACCAGCCGGGCGAGCTGGCCCGGATCTTCGCCGACGCGGGCCGGGCGGGCGTCAACATCGAGGACGTCCGGATCGAGCACGCCACCGGACAGCAGGCGGGCCTGATCCAGCTGATGGTGGAGCCCGCTGCGGCACCCGGCCTCACCGCGGCGCTCCGCGAGCGGGGCTGGTCGGTCCGGCAGTGA
- the cmk gene encoding (d)CMP kinase, with product MSVTVETAARTAPAAVIVAIDGPAGTGKSSTSKAVAAKLGLGYLDTGAQYRAITWWMVNNGIDVEDAVAVADAAAKPVIVSGTDPAAPTITVDGTDVAGPIRTQDVTSRVSAVSAVPEVRARITELQRTIATEAPRGIVVEGRDIGTTVLPDADVKIFLTASAEARAARRSGELKGKEAVDLAATQAALAKRDALDSGRKTSPLAKADDAIEVDTTELTLEQVIECVVTLVEEKRTGV from the coding sequence GTGTCAGTCACCGTGGAAACCGCCGCCCGGACCGCCCCGGCAGCAGTGATTGTCGCGATCGACGGCCCCGCAGGCACGGGCAAGTCCAGCACCTCCAAGGCCGTCGCCGCCAAGCTGGGCCTCGGCTACCTGGACACCGGCGCCCAGTACCGGGCGATCACCTGGTGGATGGTGAACAACGGCATCGACGTCGAGGACGCCGTCGCCGTGGCCGACGCCGCCGCCAAGCCGGTCATCGTCTCCGGCACCGACCCGGCCGCCCCGACCATCACCGTCGACGGCACCGATGTCGCCGGGCCGATCCGCACCCAGGACGTCACCTCCCGGGTGAGCGCGGTCAGCGCGGTCCCCGAGGTGCGGGCCCGGATCACCGAGCTCCAGCGGACCATCGCCACCGAGGCACCGCGCGGCATCGTCGTCGAGGGCCGGGACATCGGCACCACGGTGCTGCCCGACGCCGACGTCAAGATCTTCCTGACCGCGTCCGCCGAGGCGCGGGCCGCCCGCCGCAGCGGTGAGCTCAAGGGCAAGGAGGCCGTGGACCTGGCCGCCACCCAGGCGGCGCTGGCCAAGCGGGACGCCCTGGACTCCGGCCGGAAGACCTCGCCGCTGGCCAAGGCGGACGACGCCATCGAGGTGGACACCACCGAGCTCACCCTCGAGCAGGTCATCGAGTGTGTGGTCACCCTCGTCGAGGAGAAGCGGACGGGCGTGTGA
- a CDS encoding 1-acyl-sn-glycerol-3-phosphate acyltransferase, with product MTGPADTLPSAAGAAVGRRIGIGLMYGLWRPRVLGAWRVPGTGPLILAVNHTHNIDGPMLMGTAPRPVHFLIKKEAFIGPLDPFLRGIGQLKVDRTTADRAAITTALGLLERGGVLGIFPEGTRGEGDFASLRAGLAYFAVRSGAPIVPVAVLGSGDQRDGDGRVRTVPRLRSRIDVVFGDPFEAGDGSGRRTRAALDEATTRIQKRLGAHLGNARRLTGRRDET from the coding sequence GTGACCGGACCCGCCGACACACTGCCGAGCGCGGCCGGAGCCGCGGTGGGACGCCGGATCGGCATCGGGCTGATGTACGGGCTGTGGCGGCCGCGGGTGCTGGGCGCCTGGCGGGTGCCCGGCACCGGACCGCTGATCCTCGCGGTGAACCACACCCACAACATCGACGGCCCGATGCTGATGGGCACCGCGCCGCGGCCGGTGCACTTCCTGATCAAGAAGGAAGCGTTCATCGGTCCGCTGGACCCGTTCCTGCGGGGTATCGGGCAGCTCAAGGTGGACCGAACGACCGCCGACCGGGCGGCGATCACCACCGCCCTGGGCCTACTGGAGCGCGGCGGGGTGCTGGGGATCTTCCCCGAGGGCACCCGCGGCGAGGGCGACTTCGCCTCGCTGCGCGCGGGGCTCGCGTACTTCGCCGTCCGCTCCGGAGCGCCGATCGTGCCGGTGGCCGTGCTCGGCTCCGGCGACCAGCGCGATGGGGACGGGCGGGTCAGGACGGTGCCCCGGCTGCGCAGCCGGATCGACGTGGTCTTCGGTGACCCGTTCGAGGCGGGCGACGGCAGCGGCCGACGGACCCGGGCGGCCCTGGACGAGGCGACCACGCGCATCCAGAAGCGACTGGGCGCGCACCTGGGGAACGCCAGGCGGCTCACCGGCCGCCGCGACGAGACATGA